A single genomic interval of Lacrimispora sphenoides JCM 1415 harbors:
- the sufC gene encoding Fe-S cluster assembly ATPase SufC — translation MLTISKLRAYAGDNEILKGVDLTINPGETHVIMGPNGAGKSTLASVIMGHPNYTVTEGRIVFEGKDITCTKTDERARSGIFMTFQNPEEVDGITVESFLRTARYAVTGNNERAWDFHKELKELMARLDFDESYATRYLNVGFSGGEKKKHEILQMLALHPKLAILDETDSGLDVDAVKTVSEGVRSYKNEENALLIITHSTKILESINVDMVHILIDGQIIKTGDASLIVEVNRSGFTSLSPSKAAEEVT, via the coding sequence ATGCTTACTATTTCTAAATTAAGAGCTTATGCAGGTGATAACGAAATCCTCAAGGGGGTAGATTTAACAATAAATCCAGGAGAGACCCATGTGATCATGGGACCGAACGGTGCGGGGAAATCTACGCTGGCGAGTGTCATCATGGGACATCCGAACTATACGGTGACGGAAGGCCGCATCGTATTTGAAGGAAAAGACATCACCTGTACCAAAACAGATGAAAGGGCAAGAAGCGGCATCTTTATGACATTTCAAAATCCTGAGGAAGTAGACGGGATCACGGTGGAAAGCTTTCTGCGCACGGCGCGGTATGCGGTTACCGGTAACAACGAGCGGGCCTGGGACTTCCACAAGGAATTAAAAGAGCTTATGGCGCGTCTGGATTTTGACGAGAGTTACGCCACAAGGTACTTAAACGTCGGGTTTTCGGGCGGGGAAAAGAAGAAGCATGAAATATTGCAGATGCTGGCGCTTCACCCAAAGCTGGCTATTTTGGATGAAACAGATTCCGGCCTGGATGTTGACGCTGTCAAAACGGTATCAGAGGGTGTACGAAGCTATAAAAATGAAGAAAACGCACTGCTGATCATCACCCATAGCACGAAAATTTTAGAAAGTATCAATGTTGATATGGTACATATATTGATTGACGGGCAGATTATCAAAACCGGAGATGCCTCGCTGATTGTTGAGGTGAACCGCAGCGGCTTCACTTCTCTCTCACCTTCCAAAGCGGCTGAGGAGGTGACATGA
- the sufB gene encoding Fe-S cluster assembly protein SufB: MERKKTQVEEINRDAYDIANPENAAYKVDKGLTAEIVTDISTGKNEPGWMLEHRLQSLAVYERLPLPNWGPSLHELDMNHIVTYVRPNMAMTDDWNQVPDEIKQTFDRLGIPEAEKLALSGVGAQYDSEVVYHSIKEEMRQQGVIYTDMDTALHEYEDIVKKHFMKLLPATAHKFAALHGAVWSGGSFVYVPKGVEVHMPLQSYFRLNAPGAGQFEHTLIILEEGARLHFIEGCSAPRYNALNLHAGCVELYVGEDATLRYSTIENWSRNMMNLNSKCAAVEKNGAIEWVSGTFGSHITMLYPSSILRGEGARSEFTGITFAAAGQELDTGTKVIHAAPNTSSTVSSKSISKSGGKAIYRSAVTVLPEAKNSKSSVSCESLMLDSESRSDTIPVMDIRNDEVDIGHEAKIGCISEETVFYLMTRGIDENEAKALIVRGFVEPITKELPLEYAVEMNRLVALEFEGGIG, encoded by the coding sequence ATGGAACGTAAAAAAACACAGGTTGAGGAAATCAACCGTGACGCCTATGACATTGCAAACCCGGAAAACGCCGCGTATAAAGTAGATAAAGGACTGACTGCGGAAATCGTTACCGATATATCCACAGGAAAAAACGAACCGGGCTGGATGTTGGAACACAGGTTACAATCCCTCGCCGTTTATGAACGGCTTCCTCTGCCAAATTGGGGACCAAGCCTTCACGAATTGGATATGAACCATATAGTTACCTATGTACGCCCAAATATGGCGATGACGGATGACTGGAACCAGGTTCCCGATGAAATTAAGCAGACATTTGACCGGCTGGGCATCCCCGAAGCGGAAAAACTGGCGCTCTCAGGCGTGGGTGCACAGTATGATTCTGAGGTTGTTTATCACAGCATTAAAGAAGAGATGCGCCAGCAGGGTGTGATTTACACCGATATGGATACCGCACTCCATGAGTACGAGGATATCGTAAAAAAACATTTTATGAAACTGCTACCCGCCACGGCACATAAATTTGCTGCATTGCATGGTGCGGTCTGGTCGGGCGGGTCCTTTGTCTATGTGCCAAAGGGGGTCGAGGTTCATATGCCGCTGCAATCCTATTTCCGGCTCAACGCGCCGGGAGCCGGTCAGTTCGAGCATACACTGATTATTCTGGAGGAAGGTGCACGGCTACATTTCATTGAGGGTTGTTCCGCTCCCCGGTATAACGCGCTGAATCTGCACGCCGGCTGTGTGGAGCTTTATGTGGGGGAAGACGCAACGCTGCGGTATTCTACCATCGAAAACTGGTCGAGGAATATGATGAACCTCAATTCAAAGTGCGCGGCAGTGGAAAAAAACGGCGCAATTGAGTGGGTTTCCGGTACATTTGGCTCCCATATCACCATGCTGTATCCCAGCAGTATTTTGCGGGGAGAAGGGGCCAGAAGCGAGTTTACGGGTATCACCTTTGCCGCCGCGGGACAAGAACTGGATACTGGCACTAAGGTGATTCACGCCGCACCGAATACTTCATCCACGGTATCGTCAAAATCCATCTCCAAAAGCGGCGGGAAAGCCATCTACCGCAGCGCTGTTACTGTTTTGCCCGAGGCGAAAAACAGCAAATCCAGCGTAAGCTGTGAATCCCTCATGCTGGATAGCGAGAGCCGCTCAGACACAATCCCTGTGATGGATATACGAAATGACGAAGTGGATATCGGACACGAAGCAAAAATCGGTTGCATCAGTGAGGAAACGGTTTTTTACCTGATGACGAGGGGAATTGACGAAAATGAAGCCAAGGCGCTGATTGTCCGCGGTTTCGTGGAACCTATTACAAAGGAGCTTCCTTTGGAATACGCCGTGGAAATGAACAGGCTGGTGGCCCTTGAATTTGAGGGCGGCATCGGTTAA